A genome region from Gallus gallus isolate bGalGal1 chromosome 9, bGalGal1.mat.broiler.GRCg7b, whole genome shotgun sequence includes the following:
- the EIF4G1 gene encoding eukaryotic translation initiation factor 4 gamma 1 isoform X9, with the protein MSGARTSSTPTPPQAGSGLEPQANGETPHVAVIVRPDDRPKPALVVSKPVSLEPSKSASPSPPPPLIPEVEPVVMSTMTLVPMEPPMEADTKVELGEAPPDLHQTFSAITTVPGAGELPLVPPPDMDTAAVVEEEVAEEVEEVAIPLLEPTLQAPALPEVPSVPAAPLMPAVPPVPAAPSPPLVVPPVPEAPAKPASPSPPPPQEEPCPEPVAQPAAEANGVLEEVPQPLPEAPVCQPVPVPISEPAPVPTPAPTLDSPIAQPEELPLPNGMEGSSKVEASEEQPESDISPISEPEEPVQPGTPASPPAEEEEEESEGPAEAQERSSSLAPAPSQTLEATVQVAVSVPKKKRRMKELNKKEAVGDLLDAFKESQISDSASEVENKPPPSAPARETEDAAPTRPQEESEETWEEKEDKLAPEKGKAGDQKYRYKEEQWKPLNPEEKKRYDREFLLGFQFIFASMQKPEGLPQITDVVLDKPCVPSQANKTPLRALDPIRLSGMNCSPDFTPSFANLGRPVMGNRGLPSGLGPRRSQQTQRKEPRKIIATVSLNEDVKLNKAEKAWKPSSKRASEEEDPENIKTQELLRRVRSILNKLTPQMFQQLMKQVMELSIDTEERLKGVIDLVFEKAISEPNFSVAYANMCRCLMGLKVPTTDKPTVTVNFRKLLLNRCQKEFEKDKDDDEIFEKRQKEMDDASAPEEKARMKDELEEARDKARRRSLGNIKFIGELFKLKMLTEAIMHDCVVKLLKNHDEESLECLCRLLTTIGKDLDFEKAKPRMDQYFNQMEKIIKEKKTSSRIRFMLQDVIDLRRNSWVPRRGDQGPKTIDQIHKEAEMEEHREHIKVQQLMSKDKRRGPPGPSISGGRSSLVADDGWNTVPISKGNRPIDTSRLTKITKPGLIDSNNQLFAPGGRLSWGKGSSGGSGAKPADSASDSGRPATSTLNRFSALQQSTPAESSESRRVVQRSSSSRDRSEKAGDRGDRESRSEKSSDRLERPDRGERGERNRSAVTKRSFSKETEDRSREREKQSGPEAVRKTASMSEERDRSRETIKQEPAPPAASPKPMLSEEELEKKSKAIIEEYLHINDMKEALQCVQELGSPSLLYVFVRNGIESTLERSTISREHMGVLLCHLVKAGTLSKEQYYKGLREILEIAEDMEIDIPHIWLYLAELITPILQEEGIPMEELFREITKPLVPLGKATTLLVEVLGLLCKGMSQKTAGKLWRDGGLSWKEFLPEDQDINKFVTEQKLEYTMGDNSDTPSCKELTSEELCKQMDKLLKENSNNQRIYDWIEANLSEQQVSSNTFIRALMTSVCHSAITFENPYRVDALVISNRAKLLQKYMRDEQKELQALYALQALVVKLDQPPNLLRMFFDALYDEDVIKEEAFYKWESSKDPAEQQGKGVALKSVTAFFTWLREAEDESDNN; encoded by the exons ATGTCCGGAGCAAGGACCTCATCtacccccacccctccccag GCTGGAAGCGGTTTGGAACCCCAGGCCAATGGAGAAACCCCTCATGTAGCAGTTATTGTTCGGCCAG ATGACCGCCCAAAGCCCGCGCTGGTGGTGAGCAAGCCCGTCTCCCTGGAGCCCAGCAAGTCAGCGTCCCCGtcgcctccccctcccctcatCCCCGAGGTGGAGCCTGTGGTGATGTCAACTATGACGCTGGTGCCAATGGAGCCCCCCATGGAAGCGGACACTAAAGTGGAGCTGGGCGAGGCGCCGCCCGACCTGCACCAGACGTTTAGCGCTATCACTACAGTGCCAGGGGCTGGGGAGCTGCCCCTTGTACCCCCACCTGACATGGACACAGCGGCtgtggtggaggaggaggtggcagaGGAGGTGGAAGAGGTTGCCATTCCTCTCCTGGAGCCCACCTTGCAGGCGCCCGCCCTGCCCGAGGTGCCATCGGTGCCTGCCGCCCCCCTCATGCCAGCCGTGCCCCCGGTGCCAGCTGCGCCGTCGCCGCCGCTTGTTGTCCCGCCGGTCCCTGAAGCACCCGCCAAACCCGCCTCTCCCAGCCCCCCGCCGCCCCAGGAAGAGCCCTGCCCTGAGCCTGttgctcagcctgctgctgaggCCAATGGGGTCTTAGAGGAGGTGCCCCAGCCGCTCCCTGAGGCGCCCGTGTGCCAGCCGGTGCCTGTGCCCATATCGGAGCCTGCCCCGGTGCCCACCCCAGCGCCCACTCTGGACTCTCCCATTGCGCAGCCTGAGGAGCTGCCCTTGCCCAACGGGATGGAGGGCTCCAGCAAAGTGGAGGCGAGCGAGGAGCAGCCTGAGTCGGACATCAGCCCCATCTCGGAGCCCGAGGAGCCAGTGCAGCCTGGAACCCCCGCCTCCCCCccagcagaggaggaagaggaagagagcgAAGGCCCTGCTGAGGCCCAGGAGCGGAGCTCAAGTCTGGCCCCTGCCCCGTCGCAGACCTTGGAGGCGACTGTGCAAG TTGCTGTGTCGGTGCCAAAGAAAAAACGAAGGATGAAGGAGCTGAACAAGAAGGAGGCAGTAGGCGATTTGCTGGATGCCTTTAAAGAG TCTCAGATCAGCGACAGTGCCTCAGAGGTGGAAAACAAGCCTCCCCCTTCCGCCCCTGCCCGAGAAACAGAGGACGCAGCCCCCACCCGTCCCCAGGAGGAGTCGGAGGAGACgtgggaggagaaggaggacaAGCTGGccccagagaagggcaaggcTGGGGACCAGAAGTACCGCTACAAGGAAG agcagtggaAGCCATTGAATCCTGAGGAGAAGAAGCGGTATGACCGGGAGTTCCTGCTGGGCTTCCAGTTCATCTTTGCCAGCATGCAGAAACCTGAGGGGTTGCCCCAGATCACGGATGTGGTGCTGGACAAG CCCTGTGTACCTTCGCAGGCCAACAAGACCCCATTGCGGGCGCTCGACCCCATCCGCCTCAGCGGCATGAACTGCAGCCCTGACTTCACCCCCTCCTTTGCCAACCTTGGGCGGCCTGTCATGGGCAACCGGGGCCTG CCTTCAGGGTTGGGTCCTCGCCGCTCACAGCAGACTCAGAGGAAGGAGCCCCGTAAAATCATTGCCACTGTGTCCCTCAATGAGGATGTCAAGTTGAACAAGGCTGAGAAGGCCTGGAAACCCAGCAGCAAGCGTGCCTCTGAGGAGGAGGATCCTGAGAACATCAAGACACAG GAACTGCTTCGCCGCGTCCGCAGCATCCTCAACAAGCTGACACCCCAGATGTTCCAGCAATTGATGAAGCAGGTGATGGAGTTGTCCATCGACACGGAGGAGAGACTCAAGGGTGTCATTGACCTTGTCTTCGAGAAAGCCATCTCGGAGCCAAACTTCTCTGTTGCCTACGCTAACATGTGCCGTTGCCTTATGGGG ctcaaAGTGCCCACGACAGACAAGCCCACAGTGACTGTGAACTTCCGCAAGCTGCTGCTCAACCGCTGCCAGAAGGAGTTTGAGAAGGACAAGGATGACGACGAGATCTTTGAGAAGCggcagaaagaaatggatgatGCCAGTGCT CCCGAGGAGAAGGCGCGCATGAAGGATGAGCTGGAGGAGGCGCGGGACAAGGCCCGACGGCGGTCCCTGGGTAACATCAAGTTCATTGGAGAGCTCTTCAAACTGAAGATGCTGACAGAGGCCATCATGCATGACTGTGTGGTGAAGCTGCTCAAAAACCACGATGAGGAGTCTCTTGAGTGCCTTTGCCGCCTGCTTACAACCATTGGCAAGGACTTGGACTTTGAGAAGGCCAAG CCCAGAATGGACCAGTACTTTAACCAGATGGAGAAAATCATCAAGGAGAAGAAGACATCATCCCGAATCCGTTTTATGCTGCAGGATGTGATTGATCTCAGGCGG AATAGCTGGGTGCCACGGCGAGGAGATCAGGGCCCCAAAACCATCGACCAGATCCACAAAGAGGCAGAGATGGAGGAGCATCGGGAACACATCAAAGTGCAGCAGCTCATGTCAAAAGACAAAAGGAGAGGACCTCCTGGACCATCCATCAGCG GTGGACGCAGCAGCCTGGTTGCAGATGATGGCTGGAACACTGTTCCCATCAGCAAGGGCAACCGGCCTATTGACACCAGCCGGCTAACGAAAATCACCAAG cctgGATTGATCGACTCCAACAACCAGCTCTTTGCACCAGGCGGGCGTCTGAGCTGGGGCAAAGGCAGTAGTGGAGGGTCTGGCGCAAAGCCTGCAGATTCAG CATCTGATTCAGGGCGACCGGCCACAAGCACCTTGAACCGCTTCTCAGCACTCCAGCAGTCCACCCCTGCTGAGAGCTCGGAGTCCCGTCGCGTGGTGCAGAG gagcagctccagccgCGACAGGTCAGAAAAggctggggacagaggggaccGGGAGTCAcgttcagagaagagcagtgaccGTCTGGAGCGTCCTGATCGGGGAGAGCGGGGAGAGAGGAACAGGTCTGCTGTCACCAAGAGGAGCTTCAGCAAAGAGACAGAGGACAGGAGCAGAGAACGGGAAAAGCAGAGTGGCCCTGAGGCCGTGCGTAAGACTGCTAGCATGTCAGAGGAACGGGACAGGAGCCGAGAGACGA TTAAACAAGAGCCAGCACCTCCTGCGGCATCACCCAAACCCATGCTGTcagaggaggagctggagaagaAATCTAAGGCGATCATAGAGGAATATCTGCACATCAATGATATGAAG GAGGCCCTGCAGTGtgtgcaggagctgggcagcccCTCCTTGCTCTACGTCTTCGTGCGGAATGGCATTGAGTCCACGCTTGAGCGGAGCACGATCTCCCGCGAGCACATGGGGGTCCTGCTGTGCCACCTGGTGAAGGCTGGCACGCTCTCCAAGGAGCAGTACTATAAAGG GCTGCGGGAGATCCTGGAGATTGCAGAAGACATGGAGATTGATATCCCGCACATCTGGCTGTACCTTGCCGAACTCATAACACCTATCCTGCAAGAGGAAGGCATCCCCATGGAGGAGCTGTTCAG GGAGATAACAAAGCCCCTGGTGCCCCTTGGGAAGGCCACCACACTGCTGGTCGAGGTGCTGGGCTTATTGTGCAAGGGCATG AGCCAGAAGACTGCGGGCAAGCTGTGGCGGGATGGGGgcctgagctggaaggaattCCTGCCTGAGGACCAGGACATCAACAAATTCGTCACAGAGCAG AAATTGGAGTACACAATGGGGGACAACTCGGACACGCCAAGCTGCAAGGAGCTGACCTCGGAGGAGCTGTGCAAGCAAATGGACAAACTGCTGAAGGAGAACTCGAACAACCAAAGAATATATGACTGGATTGAG GCCAACCTAAGTGAGCAGCAGGTCTCGTCCAACACATTTATCAGGGCCCTGATGACATCTGTGTGCCATTCAGCCATCACCT TTGAGAACCCGTACCGTGTAGACGCCCTGGTCATTAGCAACCGGGCCAAGCTGCTGCAGAAGTACATGCGGGATGAGCAGAAGGAGCTTCAGGCACTCTACGCCTTGCAGGCTTTGGTGGTGAAGTTGGACCAGCCTCCAA ACCTGCTGCGGATGTTCTTTGATGCTCTCTACGATGAGGACGTCATCAAGGAGGAGGCCTTCTACAAGTGGGAGTCCAGCAAGGACCCGGCCGAGCAGCAGGGCAAAGGGGTGGCCCTGAAATCAGTGACAGCGTTTTTCACCTGGCTCCGGGAAGCAGAGGACGAGTCAGACAACAACTGA
- the EIF4G1 gene encoding eukaryotic translation initiation factor 4 gamma 1 isoform X11: protein MMIPSQISYTPSQGAYYIPGQGRSTYVVPTQQYPVQPGAPSFYPGASPTEFGTYAGAYYPAQGVQQFPAGVPTAQVIVSQQPPIPPKRERKTIRIRDPNQGGKDITEEIMSGARTSSTPTPPQAGSGLEPQANGETPHVAVIVRPDDRPKPALVVSKPVSLEPSKSASPSPPPPLIPEVEPVVMSTMTLVPMEPPMEADTKVELGEAPPDLHQTFSAITTVPGAGELPLVPPPDMDTAAVVEEEVAEEVEEVAIPLLEPTLQAPALPEVPSVPAAPLMPAVPPVPAAPSPPLVVPPVPEAPAKPASPSPPPPQEEPCPEPVAQPAAEANGVLEEVPQPLPEAPVCQPVPVPISEPAPVPTPAPTLDSPIAQPEELPLPNGMEGSSKVEASEEQPESDISPISEPEEPVQPGTPASPPAEEEEEESEGPAEAQERSSSLAPAPSQTLEATVQVAVSVPKKKRRMKELNKKEAVGDLLDAFKESQISDSASEVENKPPPSAPARETEDAAPTRPQEESEETWEEKEDKLAPEKGKAGDQKYRYKEEQWKPLNPEEKKRYDREFLLGFQFIFASMQKPEGLPQITDVVLDKPCVPSQANKTPLRALDPIRLSGMNCSPDFTPSFANLGRPVMGNRGLPSGLGPRRSQQTQRKEPRKIIATVSLNEDVKLNKAEKAWKPSSKRASEEEDPENIKTQELLRRVRSILNKLTPQMFQQLMKQVMELSIDTEERLKGVIDLVFEKAISEPNFSVAYANMCRCLMGLKVPTTDKPTVTVNFRKLLLNRCQKEFEKDKDDDEIFEKRQKEMDDASAPEEKARMKDELEEARDKARRRSLGNIKFIGELFKLKMLTEAIMHDCVVKLLKNHDEESLECLCRLLTTIGKDLDFEKAKPRMDQYFNQMEKIIKEKKTSSRIRFMLQDVIDLRRNSWVPRRGDQGPKTIDQIHKEAEMEEHREHIKVQQLMSKDKRRGPPGPSISGGRSSLVADDGWNTVPISKGNRPIDTSRLTKITKPGLIDSNNQLFAPGGRLSWGKGSSGGSGAKPADSASDSGRPATSTLNRFSALQQSTPAESSESRRVVQRSSSSRDRSEKAGDRGDRESRSEKSSDRLERPDRGERGERNRSAVTKRSFSKETEDRSREREKQSGPEAVRKTASMSEERDRSRETIKQEPAPPAASPKPMLSEEELEKKSKAIIEEYLHINDMKEALQCVQELGSPSLLYVFVRNGIESTLERSTISREHMGVLLCHLVKAGTLSKEQYYKGLREILEIAEDMEIDIPHIWLYLAELITPILQEEGIPMEELFREITKPLVPLGKATTLLVEVLGLLCKGMSQKTAGKLWRDGGLSWKEFLPEDQDINKFVTEQKLEYTMGDNSDTPSCKELTSEELCKQMDKLLKENSNNQRIYDWIEANLSEQQVSSNTFIRALMTSVCHSAITFENPYRVDALVISNRAKLLQKYMRDEQKELQALYALQALVVKLDQPPNLLRMFFDALYDEDVIKEEAFYKWESSKDPAEQQGKGVALKSVTAFFTWLREAEDESDNN, encoded by the exons ATCCGGATACGAGACCCCAACCAAGGTGGCAAAGACATCACTGAAGAAATTATGTCCGGAGCAAGGACCTCATCtacccccacccctccccag GCTGGAAGCGGTTTGGAACCCCAGGCCAATGGAGAAACCCCTCATGTAGCAGTTATTGTTCGGCCAG ATGACCGCCCAAAGCCCGCGCTGGTGGTGAGCAAGCCCGTCTCCCTGGAGCCCAGCAAGTCAGCGTCCCCGtcgcctccccctcccctcatCCCCGAGGTGGAGCCTGTGGTGATGTCAACTATGACGCTGGTGCCAATGGAGCCCCCCATGGAAGCGGACACTAAAGTGGAGCTGGGCGAGGCGCCGCCCGACCTGCACCAGACGTTTAGCGCTATCACTACAGTGCCAGGGGCTGGGGAGCTGCCCCTTGTACCCCCACCTGACATGGACACAGCGGCtgtggtggaggaggaggtggcagaGGAGGTGGAAGAGGTTGCCATTCCTCTCCTGGAGCCCACCTTGCAGGCGCCCGCCCTGCCCGAGGTGCCATCGGTGCCTGCCGCCCCCCTCATGCCAGCCGTGCCCCCGGTGCCAGCTGCGCCGTCGCCGCCGCTTGTTGTCCCGCCGGTCCCTGAAGCACCCGCCAAACCCGCCTCTCCCAGCCCCCCGCCGCCCCAGGAAGAGCCCTGCCCTGAGCCTGttgctcagcctgctgctgaggCCAATGGGGTCTTAGAGGAGGTGCCCCAGCCGCTCCCTGAGGCGCCCGTGTGCCAGCCGGTGCCTGTGCCCATATCGGAGCCTGCCCCGGTGCCCACCCCAGCGCCCACTCTGGACTCTCCCATTGCGCAGCCTGAGGAGCTGCCCTTGCCCAACGGGATGGAGGGCTCCAGCAAAGTGGAGGCGAGCGAGGAGCAGCCTGAGTCGGACATCAGCCCCATCTCGGAGCCCGAGGAGCCAGTGCAGCCTGGAACCCCCGCCTCCCCCccagcagaggaggaagaggaagagagcgAAGGCCCTGCTGAGGCCCAGGAGCGGAGCTCAAGTCTGGCCCCTGCCCCGTCGCAGACCTTGGAGGCGACTGTGCAAG TTGCTGTGTCGGTGCCAAAGAAAAAACGAAGGATGAAGGAGCTGAACAAGAAGGAGGCAGTAGGCGATTTGCTGGATGCCTTTAAAGAG TCTCAGATCAGCGACAGTGCCTCAGAGGTGGAAAACAAGCCTCCCCCTTCCGCCCCTGCCCGAGAAACAGAGGACGCAGCCCCCACCCGTCCCCAGGAGGAGTCGGAGGAGACgtgggaggagaaggaggacaAGCTGGccccagagaagggcaaggcTGGGGACCAGAAGTACCGCTACAAGGAAG agcagtggaAGCCATTGAATCCTGAGGAGAAGAAGCGGTATGACCGGGAGTTCCTGCTGGGCTTCCAGTTCATCTTTGCCAGCATGCAGAAACCTGAGGGGTTGCCCCAGATCACGGATGTGGTGCTGGACAAG CCCTGTGTACCTTCGCAGGCCAACAAGACCCCATTGCGGGCGCTCGACCCCATCCGCCTCAGCGGCATGAACTGCAGCCCTGACTTCACCCCCTCCTTTGCCAACCTTGGGCGGCCTGTCATGGGCAACCGGGGCCTG CCTTCAGGGTTGGGTCCTCGCCGCTCACAGCAGACTCAGAGGAAGGAGCCCCGTAAAATCATTGCCACTGTGTCCCTCAATGAGGATGTCAAGTTGAACAAGGCTGAGAAGGCCTGGAAACCCAGCAGCAAGCGTGCCTCTGAGGAGGAGGATCCTGAGAACATCAAGACACAG GAACTGCTTCGCCGCGTCCGCAGCATCCTCAACAAGCTGACACCCCAGATGTTCCAGCAATTGATGAAGCAGGTGATGGAGTTGTCCATCGACACGGAGGAGAGACTCAAGGGTGTCATTGACCTTGTCTTCGAGAAAGCCATCTCGGAGCCAAACTTCTCTGTTGCCTACGCTAACATGTGCCGTTGCCTTATGGGG ctcaaAGTGCCCACGACAGACAAGCCCACAGTGACTGTGAACTTCCGCAAGCTGCTGCTCAACCGCTGCCAGAAGGAGTTTGAGAAGGACAAGGATGACGACGAGATCTTTGAGAAGCggcagaaagaaatggatgatGCCAGTGCT CCCGAGGAGAAGGCGCGCATGAAGGATGAGCTGGAGGAGGCGCGGGACAAGGCCCGACGGCGGTCCCTGGGTAACATCAAGTTCATTGGAGAGCTCTTCAAACTGAAGATGCTGACAGAGGCCATCATGCATGACTGTGTGGTGAAGCTGCTCAAAAACCACGATGAGGAGTCTCTTGAGTGCCTTTGCCGCCTGCTTACAACCATTGGCAAGGACTTGGACTTTGAGAAGGCCAAG CCCAGAATGGACCAGTACTTTAACCAGATGGAGAAAATCATCAAGGAGAAGAAGACATCATCCCGAATCCGTTTTATGCTGCAGGATGTGATTGATCTCAGGCGG AATAGCTGGGTGCCACGGCGAGGAGATCAGGGCCCCAAAACCATCGACCAGATCCACAAAGAGGCAGAGATGGAGGAGCATCGGGAACACATCAAAGTGCAGCAGCTCATGTCAAAAGACAAAAGGAGAGGACCTCCTGGACCATCCATCAGCG GTGGACGCAGCAGCCTGGTTGCAGATGATGGCTGGAACACTGTTCCCATCAGCAAGGGCAACCGGCCTATTGACACCAGCCGGCTAACGAAAATCACCAAG cctgGATTGATCGACTCCAACAACCAGCTCTTTGCACCAGGCGGGCGTCTGAGCTGGGGCAAAGGCAGTAGTGGAGGGTCTGGCGCAAAGCCTGCAGATTCAG CATCTGATTCAGGGCGACCGGCCACAAGCACCTTGAACCGCTTCTCAGCACTCCAGCAGTCCACCCCTGCTGAGAGCTCGGAGTCCCGTCGCGTGGTGCAGAG gagcagctccagccgCGACAGGTCAGAAAAggctggggacagaggggaccGGGAGTCAcgttcagagaagagcagtgaccGTCTGGAGCGTCCTGATCGGGGAGAGCGGGGAGAGAGGAACAGGTCTGCTGTCACCAAGAGGAGCTTCAGCAAAGAGACAGAGGACAGGAGCAGAGAACGGGAAAAGCAGAGTGGCCCTGAGGCCGTGCGTAAGACTGCTAGCATGTCAGAGGAACGGGACAGGAGCCGAGAGACGA TTAAACAAGAGCCAGCACCTCCTGCGGCATCACCCAAACCCATGCTGTcagaggaggagctggagaagaAATCTAAGGCGATCATAGAGGAATATCTGCACATCAATGATATGAAG GAGGCCCTGCAGTGtgtgcaggagctgggcagcccCTCCTTGCTCTACGTCTTCGTGCGGAATGGCATTGAGTCCACGCTTGAGCGGAGCACGATCTCCCGCGAGCACATGGGGGTCCTGCTGTGCCACCTGGTGAAGGCTGGCACGCTCTCCAAGGAGCAGTACTATAAAGG GCTGCGGGAGATCCTGGAGATTGCAGAAGACATGGAGATTGATATCCCGCACATCTGGCTGTACCTTGCCGAACTCATAACACCTATCCTGCAAGAGGAAGGCATCCCCATGGAGGAGCTGTTCAG GGAGATAACAAAGCCCCTGGTGCCCCTTGGGAAGGCCACCACACTGCTGGTCGAGGTGCTGGGCTTATTGTGCAAGGGCATG AGCCAGAAGACTGCGGGCAAGCTGTGGCGGGATGGGGgcctgagctggaaggaattCCTGCCTGAGGACCAGGACATCAACAAATTCGTCACAGAGCAG AAATTGGAGTACACAATGGGGGACAACTCGGACACGCCAAGCTGCAAGGAGCTGACCTCGGAGGAGCTGTGCAAGCAAATGGACAAACTGCTGAAGGAGAACTCGAACAACCAAAGAATATATGACTGGATTGAG GCCAACCTAAGTGAGCAGCAGGTCTCGTCCAACACATTTATCAGGGCCCTGATGACATCTGTGTGCCATTCAGCCATCACCT TTGAGAACCCGTACCGTGTAGACGCCCTGGTCATTAGCAACCGGGCCAAGCTGCTGCAGAAGTACATGCGGGATGAGCAGAAGGAGCTTCAGGCACTCTACGCCTTGCAGGCTTTGGTGGTGAAGTTGGACCAGCCTCCAA ACCTGCTGCGGATGTTCTTTGATGCTCTCTACGATGAGGACGTCATCAAGGAGGAGGCCTTCTACAAGTGGGAGTCCAGCAAGGACCCGGCCGAGCAGCAGGGCAAAGGGGTGGCCCTGAAATCAGTGACAGCGTTTTTCACCTGGCTCCGGGAAGCAGAGGACGAGTCAGACAACAACTGA